The Chroicocephalus ridibundus chromosome 2, bChrRid1.1, whole genome shotgun sequence genome includes a region encoding these proteins:
- the BAMBI gene encoding BMP and activin membrane-bound inhibitor homolog, whose amino-acid sequence MDRHSSYIFIWLQLELCAMAVLLTRGEIRCYCDAAHCVATGYMCKSELSACFSRLLDPQNTHSPLTHGCLDSIANTADICQAKQAQNHSGTTTMSTLECCHEDMCNYRGLHDVLSPSRGETSGQGSRYQHDSSRNLITKVQELTSSKELWFRAAVIAVPIAGGLILVLLIMLALRMLRSENKRLQDQRQQMLSRLHYSFHGHHSKKGQVAKLDLECMVPVTGHENCCMTCDKMRHSDLSNDKILSLVHWGMYSGHGKLEFV is encoded by the exons ATGGATCGCCATTCCAGCTACATCTTCATCTGGCTACAACTGGAGCTCTGCGCCATGGCCGTCCTGCTCACCAGAG gtgaaATCAGATGCTACTGTGATGCTGCACACTGTGTTGCAACTGGCTATATGTGCAAATCTGAGCTTAGCGCCTGCTTCTCCAGACTGCTTGATCCTCAGAATACACATTCCCCACTTACTCATGGCTGCTTGGACTCTATTGCGAACACAGCTGATATCTGCCAAGCCAAACAAGCACAAAACCACTCTGGCACCACCACCATGTCCACGTTGGAATGCTGTCATGAAGATATGTGCAATTACAGAGGACTACATGATGTTTTGTCTCCTTCCAGGGGCGAGACTTCAG GACAAGGGAGCAGATATCAACATGACAGCAGCAGGAATCTCATCACCAAGGTGCAGGAATTGACCTCTTCGAAAGAGTTATGGTTCAGGGCAGCTGTAATTGCTGTTCCTATAGCTGGTGGGCTAATCTTGGTGCTCCTTATCATGCTGGCCTTGCGGATGCTCAGGAGTGAAAATAAGAGACTGCAAGATCAACGACAGCAAATGCTCTCCCGTTTGCACTATAGTTTTCATGGACATCATTCGAAAAAAGGGCAGGTGGCAAAATTGGACTTGGAATGCATGGTGCCTGTGACTGGTCACGAGAACTGCTGCATGACCTGTGATAAAATGAGACATTCGGACCTCAGCAATGATAAAATTCTTTCGCTAGTCCACTGGGGAATGTACAGCGGACATGGGAAGCTGGAATTTGTAtga